In one window of Thermus neutrinimicus DNA:
- a CDS encoding DinB family protein: MPDPAPFLEALEPGVSPGVSAWIKGLKEVEAHLHRWAFDLSEEGFWWRPKEGLNPIGGLVRHITGSSLRLLSYAFPQELPHWAKRGREWELQGEPEAKEAVQARFQEAWARLLSAFRGLREEDLAQEVPVGTQGLRAPRAHILHHLVEHAQHHAGQIIYARKLLG; the protein is encoded by the coding sequence ATGCCGGATCCCGCACCTTTCCTGGAAGCCTTGGAGCCTGGTGTTTCCCCGGGGGTTTCCGCCTGGATCAAGGGGCTTAAGGAGGTAGAGGCTCACCTCCATCGCTGGGCTTTCGACCTTTCCGAGGAGGGCTTTTGGTGGCGGCCCAAGGAGGGGCTGAACCCCATCGGGGGGCTGGTGCGCCACATCACGGGAAGCTCCTTGCGGCTCCTTTCCTACGCCTTCCCCCAGGAGCTTCCCCACTGGGCCAAAAGGGGGCGGGAGTGGGAGCTTCAGGGGGAGCCCGAGGCCAAGGAAGCGGTGCAGGCCCGGTTCCAGGAGGCTTGGGCGCGGCTTTTGTCCGCTTTCCGCGGTTTGCGGGAGGAGGACCTTGCCCAGGAGGTTCCCGTGGGAACCCAGGGCTTGCGGGCCCCTAGGGCGCACATCCTCCACCACCTGGTGGAGCACGCCCAGCACCACGCGGGGCAGATCATCTACGCCCGCAAGCTCCTGGGCTGA
- a CDS encoding DUF3197 domain-containing protein, whose amino-acid sequence MERVGLRASPRLTLEALKEALKGVRFPEAKVYLITDWQDRRRLARYALLIHGGKKDLLTPDAFGPAFPGGEEALSELVGLLLELGARKFYEAVVSPGELSGLLHLVPEELLRRINAIANPTDPGIYLKRAA is encoded by the coding sequence ATGGAACGCGTTGGCCTGCGCGCCTCTCCTAGGCTTACCCTCGAGGCCCTCAAGGAAGCCCTCAAGGGCGTGCGCTTCCCCGAGGCTAAGGTCTACCTCATCACCGACTGGCAGGACCGCCGGCGCCTGGCCCGGTACGCCCTTTTGATCCACGGGGGCAAGAAGGACCTCCTCACCCCCGATGCCTTCGGCCCCGCCTTTCCGGGAGGGGAGGAGGCCCTTTCGGAGCTGGTGGGCCTTTTGCTGGAGCTTGGGGCCAGGAAGTTCTACGAGGCGGTGGTCTCCCCGGGGGAGCTTTCGGGCCTTTTGCACCTGGTACCTGAGGAGCTCCTAAGGCGGATCAACGCCATCGCCAACCCCACCGACCCCGGGATTTACCTGAAAAGGGCGGCTTAG
- a CDS encoding hydroxymethylglutaryl-CoA lyase: MAKLPVRYVECPRDAWQGFRRFIPTQEKAAFLNRLLEAGFRHLDLTSFVSPKWVPQMADAEEVLAALPPPQGRTYLAIVANEKGLERALRAPNLTAIGYPFSLSETFQRKNTNRSREESWPLVEAMVEATKGRLGLVVYLSMAFGNPYGDPWSVEGVLEDIARLRDLGVKEIALADTYGVAEAGRIQEVLREAVARFGPEGLGAHLHARPEGVLAKVEAVLASGILWLEGALAGVGGCPFAGDELVGNLPTERVLPYLEERGYTTGVDLKALPDLAGEAARLKLLYG; the protein is encoded by the coding sequence ATGGCCAAGCTCCCCGTCCGCTACGTGGAATGCCCCCGGGATGCCTGGCAGGGCTTCCGCCGCTTCATCCCCACCCAGGAAAAGGCGGCTTTTTTAAACCGGCTCCTGGAAGCTGGCTTCCGCCACCTGGACCTCACCAGCTTTGTCTCCCCCAAGTGGGTGCCCCAGATGGCGGATGCCGAGGAGGTTTTGGCCGCTTTGCCTCCACCCCAAGGCCGCACCTATCTGGCCATCGTGGCCAACGAAAAGGGCCTGGAAAGGGCCCTTAGGGCCCCGAACCTCACGGCCATCGGCTACCCTTTTTCCCTATCGGAGACTTTCCAGAGAAAAAACACCAACCGCTCCCGGGAGGAATCCTGGCCCCTGGTGGAGGCCATGGTGGAGGCCACGAAGGGAAGGCTTGGCCTGGTGGTCTACCTCTCCATGGCCTTCGGCAATCCCTACGGGGACCCCTGGAGCGTGGAGGGGGTTTTGGAGGATATCGCCCGGCTACGGGACCTTGGGGTCAAGGAGATCGCCCTGGCGGACACCTACGGGGTGGCGGAGGCAGGCCGCATCCAGGAGGTGCTGAGGGAGGCTGTGGCCCGCTTCGGCCCCGAGGGCCTGGGCGCCCATCTCCACGCCCGCCCGGAAGGGGTTTTGGCCAAGGTGGAAGCGGTGCTTGCATCCGGCATCCTCTGGTTGGAAGGCGCCTTGGCCGGGGTGGGGGGCTGCCCCTTTGCCGGGGATGAGCTGGTGGGCAACCTACCCACGGAAAGGGTGCTTCCCTACCTGGAGGAGAGAGGCTACACCACGGGGGTAGACCTAAAGGCCCTCCCCGACCTTGCAGGGGAGGCTGCCCGGCTTAAGCTCCTCTACGGCTAA
- a CDS encoding acyl-CoA carboxylase subunit beta codes for MLGQPTSRLESKLRPEEREGPLYKANKDAWVALVRDFRESLERVRQGGGAKAVERQHKKGRLTARERIARLLDPGTEFYELMAFAGWGMYEEWGGAPAGGVIAGLGQIQGQTWMILANDATVKAGAFFPITAKKVIRAQTIALENRIPTLYLVDSAGVFLPLQDEVFPDQDDFGRIFYLNARMSALGIPQISAIMGNCVAGGAYLPVMTDVLIMTEGSGLYLAGPALVKAAIGQEVSSEELGGARMHFEVSGTVDFYEPNDEAAIERIRQLIALYPPPRLAPWAEGRKEPKEPLYPAEDLYGLIAPDGSRPYDLREVIARLVDGSEFLEYKGGYGETLVTGFARIGGFPVGIVGNQRLILKKKGRIEVGGVIYAEAADKAARFILEVNQMNIPLLFLQDVTGFMVGKESEQAGIIRRGAKLVNAVSNSVVPKITVILGGSFGAGNYALAGKAYAPRFIFAWPSAKYAVMGGAQAAKTLLELEVEKLRRAGKEPSDEELKELYERIKGRYEETLDPRYAAARLWVDGILLPHETRKWLIRALEACALNPEREPFRTGVFQV; via the coding sequence ATGCTAGGCCAGCCCACGAGCCGCCTCGAGAGCAAGCTCCGTCCGGAGGAACGGGAAGGCCCCCTTTACAAGGCCAACAAGGACGCCTGGGTGGCCCTGGTGCGGGACTTCAGGGAAAGCCTGGAGAGGGTGCGCCAAGGGGGCGGGGCCAAGGCGGTGGAGCGCCAGCACAAAAAGGGGCGCCTCACAGCCCGGGAGCGCATCGCCAGGCTTTTGGACCCGGGCACGGAGTTCTACGAGCTCATGGCCTTCGCCGGCTGGGGGATGTACGAGGAGTGGGGCGGGGCCCCGGCGGGAGGGGTCATCGCCGGCCTCGGGCAGATCCAGGGCCAGACCTGGATGATCCTCGCCAATGACGCCACGGTGAAGGCGGGGGCCTTCTTCCCCATCACCGCCAAGAAGGTGATCCGGGCCCAGACCATCGCCCTGGAAAACCGCATCCCCACCCTGTACCTGGTGGACTCCGCTGGGGTCTTCCTGCCCCTACAGGACGAGGTCTTCCCAGACCAGGATGACTTTGGCCGCATCTTTTACCTCAACGCCCGCATGTCCGCCCTGGGCATCCCCCAGATCTCCGCCATCATGGGCAACTGCGTGGCCGGGGGAGCCTATCTTCCCGTGATGACCGACGTCCTCATCATGACCGAGGGGAGCGGGCTCTACCTGGCAGGCCCAGCCCTGGTGAAGGCGGCCATAGGCCAGGAGGTTTCCAGCGAGGAGCTGGGCGGGGCCCGGATGCACTTTGAGGTCTCGGGCACCGTGGACTTCTACGAACCCAACGACGAGGCCGCCATCGAAAGGATCCGCCAGCTCATCGCCCTCTACCCGCCCCCCAGGCTCGCCCCCTGGGCCGAAGGGCGCAAGGAGCCTAAAGAACCCCTCTACCCCGCCGAGGACCTCTACGGCCTCATCGCCCCCGACGGCAGCCGCCCCTATGACCTCCGGGAGGTGATCGCCCGCCTGGTGGATGGCTCGGAGTTTTTGGAGTACAAGGGGGGGTATGGGGAAACCCTGGTGACGGGGTTTGCCCGCATTGGGGGCTTCCCCGTGGGCATCGTGGGCAACCAGCGCCTCATCCTGAAGAAAAAGGGGCGGATTGAGGTGGGCGGGGTGATCTACGCGGAGGCCGCGGACAAGGCCGCCCGGTTTATCCTCGAGGTCAACCAGATGAACATCCCCCTCCTTTTCCTCCAGGACGTGACGGGCTTCATGGTGGGGAAGGAGTCGGAGCAGGCGGGGATCATCCGCCGGGGGGCCAAGCTGGTCAACGCCGTGAGCAACTCCGTGGTGCCCAAGATCACCGTGATCCTAGGAGGCTCCTTCGGGGCGGGAAACTACGCCTTGGCGGGCAAGGCCTATGCCCCCAGGTTCATCTTTGCCTGGCCCAGCGCCAAGTACGCGGTGATGGGCGGAGCCCAAGCGGCCAAGACCCTGTTGGAGCTGGAGGTGGAGAAGCTCAGGCGGGCGGGCAAAGAACCCTCCGATGAGGAACTAAAAGAGCTTTACGAGCGCATCAAGGGCCGCTACGAGGAAACCCTAGACCCACGGTACGCCGCCGCCCGGCTTTGGGTGGACGGGATCCTCCTCCCCCACGAGACCCGGAAGTGGCTTATCCGGGCCCTCGAGGCCTGCGCCCTCAACCCCGAGCGGGAGCCCTTCCGCACCGGGGTCTTCCAGGTGTAG
- the rnhA gene encoding ribonuclease HI — protein sequence MKRVELFTDGACLGNPGPGGWAALLRHGGSERMLSGGDACTTNNRMELTALLQGLRALKEPCEVHLFSDSQYLVKALKEWLPAWERRGMRKADGKPVENRDLWEAIRVELKRHRVVPHWVRGHNGHPENERVDGEARRQALRQKALSQTPCPPEEATLFPR from the coding sequence GTGAAGCGGGTGGAGCTTTTCACCGACGGGGCCTGCCTGGGAAACCCGGGACCCGGCGGGTGGGCGGCCCTCCTGCGCCATGGGGGGAGCGAAAGGATGCTTTCCGGGGGTGATGCCTGCACCACCAACAACCGCATGGAGCTCACCGCCCTCCTCCAGGGCCTGAGGGCCCTCAAGGAGCCCTGTGAGGTGCATCTCTTCTCCGACAGCCAATACCTGGTAAAGGCCCTAAAGGAGTGGCTTCCCGCCTGGGAAAGGAGGGGGATGCGGAAGGCAGACGGCAAGCCCGTGGAGAACCGGGACCTCTGGGAGGCCATCAGGGTGGAGCTCAAGCGGCACCGGGTGGTGCCCCACTGGGTGCGGGGGCATAACGGCCACCCGGAAAACGAACGGGTGGACGGGGAAGCCAGAAGGCAGGCCTTGCGGCAAAAGGCCCTGTCCCAAACCCCCTGCCCCCCCGAGGAAGCTACGCTTTTTCCCCGCTAA
- a CDS encoding VOC family protein: MEVLETAVYAEDLEKARAFYEGVLGLPCFQFQPPRHAFFRAGRGVFLVFNPYQTEKEEKLPPHGAKGSVHVAFKVAEEELPSWAKRLAEAGFPVWWADWPRGKSLYTRDPAGNLVELAPAAIWGLE, encoded by the coding sequence GTGGAGGTTCTGGAAACCGCCGTCTACGCTGAGGATCTGGAGAAGGCCCGGGCCTTTTACGAGGGGGTCCTGGGCCTTCCCTGCTTCCAGTTCCAACCCCCGCGCCACGCCTTCTTCCGGGCGGGGAGGGGGGTCTTCCTGGTCTTCAACCCCTACCAGACAGAAAAGGAGGAGAAGCTACCCCCCCACGGAGCCAAAGGTAGCGTCCACGTGGCCTTCAAGGTGGCGGAGGAGGAGCTTCCCTCTTGGGCTAAGAGGCTGGCGGAGGCAGGGTTTCCCGTATGGTGGGCGGACTGGCCCCGGGGGAAAAGCCTCTATACCCGTGACCCGGCGGGGAATCTGGTGGAGCTGGCCCCCGCTGCCATCTGGGGCCTAGAATAA
- a CDS encoding glutamine synthetase/cystathionine beta-lyase binding protein, translating into MPTFIVLSTLTDDGAETLVKNPERIKQVNQELERDFGVKVVAQYAVLGPYDFVNIVEAEDALAVARAMLHLSARGSVKTTTLEAIPVADLIAKLK; encoded by the coding sequence ATGCCCACCTTTATAGTGCTCAGCACCCTCACCGATGACGGCGCCGAGACCCTGGTGAAAAACCCCGAGCGCATCAAGCAGGTGAACCAGGAGCTGGAAAGGGACTTCGGGGTCAAGGTGGTGGCCCAGTATGCCGTCCTTGGGCCCTATGACTTCGTGAACATCGTGGAGGCGGAGGATGCCTTGGCGGTGGCCCGGGCCATGCTCCACCTCTCGGCCAGGGGAAGCGTGAAGACCACCACCCTCGAGGCCATCCCCGTGGCCGACCTCATCGCCAAGCTCAAGTAG
- a CDS encoding Uma2 family endonuclease, translated as MGEAAKALRPISLEEYLDREAQAQTKHELVEGFLHAMAGASRDHALLVTNLALVLGPLARRRGCRLFVADMKLKVGERTVYYPDLMVVCAPPPANPYYEEEPCLVVEVLSPTTEAIDRREKLWRYLSLPSLQGYILVHTQERRVELYRREGEQILYQATTEGELPLPCLEGNLPLAEAYAGVDLEAP; from the coding sequence ATGGGGGAAGCCGCCAAGGCCCTCAGGCCGATTTCCCTGGAAGAATATCTGGATAGGGAGGCCCAGGCCCAAACCAAGCACGAGTTGGTGGAGGGCTTTCTCCACGCCATGGCCGGGGCCAGCCGTGATCATGCCCTTTTGGTCACCAACCTGGCCCTGGTCCTAGGCCCCCTGGCTCGCCGGCGGGGTTGCCGGCTCTTTGTGGCGGACATGAAACTCAAGGTGGGCGAGAGGACCGTGTACTATCCGGACCTGATGGTGGTCTGTGCTCCTCCCCCCGCAAACCCCTACTACGAGGAGGAGCCTTGTTTGGTGGTGGAGGTCCTCTCGCCCACCACGGAGGCTATTGACCGTCGGGAAAAGCTTTGGCGCTACCTTTCCCTACCCTCCTTACAGGGGTATATCCTGGTCCACACCCAAGAAAGGCGGGTTGAACTCTACCGGCGCGAGGGGGAACAGATCCTTTACCAGGCCACCACGGAGGGGGAGCTACCCCTGCCCTGCCTCGAGGGGAACCTCCCGCTAGCAGAAGCCTACGCTGGGGTGGACCTGGAAGCCCCCTGA
- the guaA gene encoding glutamine-hydrolyzing GMP synthase, whose protein sequence is MVLVLDFGSQYTRLIARRLRELRAFSLILPGTASLEEILKHKPQALILSGGPKSVFDPNAPRPDPRVLTLGLPTLGICYGMQLLAQERGGKVERAGRAEYGKALLTRYQGPLFKGLEGEVQVWMSHQDAVTELPPGWRVVAETEENPVAAMEAPGGRTFAVQFHPEVAHTPKGMQILENFLEIAGVNRDWTPEQVLESLVQEVRERVGKDRVLLAVSGGVDSSTLALLLAKAGVDHLAVFVDHGLLRLGEREEVEGALRALGVNLRVVDARERFLKALKGVEDPEEKRRIIGREFVEVFAQVAREAGPFRFLAQGTLYPDVIESAGEPGAAKIKSHHNVGGLPEDLKFELLEPFRLLFKDEVRELALLLGLPDPIRLRHPFPGPGLAVRILGEVTGEKLDILRRADDIFISLLREWGLYPQVAQALAVLTPVRSVGVAGDERKYGYVLALRAVTTEDFMTADWARLPLDFLDEVARRITRRVPEIGRVVYDLTSKPPATIEWE, encoded by the coding sequence ATGGTCCTGGTCCTGGACTTCGGCTCCCAGTACACCCGCCTCATCGCCAGAAGGCTTCGCGAGCTAAGGGCCTTCTCCTTGATCCTGCCGGGAACGGCAAGCCTGGAGGAAATCCTTAAGCACAAGCCCCAGGCCCTCATCCTCTCCGGGGGACCTAAAAGCGTCTTTGACCCCAACGCCCCCCGCCCCGACCCCCGGGTGCTTACCCTAGGCCTTCCCACCCTCGGCATCTGCTACGGGATGCAACTTCTTGCCCAGGAGCGCGGGGGAAAGGTGGAGCGCGCGGGACGGGCAGAGTACGGCAAGGCCCTCCTCACCCGCTACCAGGGCCCCCTCTTTAAGGGCCTGGAGGGCGAGGTCCAGGTCTGGATGAGCCACCAAGACGCCGTGACCGAGCTTCCCCCTGGGTGGCGGGTGGTGGCGGAGACCGAGGAAAACCCCGTGGCGGCCATGGAGGCCCCAGGCGGCAGGACCTTTGCCGTCCAGTTCCATCCCGAGGTGGCCCACACTCCCAAGGGGATGCAGATCCTGGAAAACTTCCTGGAAATCGCCGGGGTAAATCGGGACTGGACCCCGGAGCAGGTCCTGGAAAGCCTGGTCCAGGAGGTCCGGGAAAGGGTGGGAAAGGACCGGGTGCTCCTGGCGGTCTCCGGGGGGGTGGACTCCAGCACCCTGGCCCTCCTCCTGGCCAAGGCCGGGGTGGACCACCTGGCGGTCTTCGTGGACCACGGCCTCCTGCGCCTGGGGGAACGGGAGGAGGTGGAAGGGGCCCTTAGGGCCCTTGGGGTAAACCTCCGGGTGGTGGACGCCAGGGAGCGCTTCCTGAAGGCCCTAAAAGGGGTAGAAGATCCTGAGGAAAAGCGCAGGATCATCGGCCGGGAGTTCGTGGAGGTCTTCGCCCAGGTGGCCCGGGAAGCAGGCCCTTTCCGCTTCCTGGCCCAGGGGACCCTTTACCCCGACGTCATCGAGTCCGCAGGCGAGCCAGGCGCCGCCAAGATCAAAAGCCACCACAACGTGGGGGGTCTTCCCGAAGACTTGAAGTTTGAGCTCTTGGAACCCTTCCGCCTCCTCTTCAAGGACGAGGTGCGGGAACTGGCCCTGCTCCTCGGCCTTCCCGACCCCATCCGCCTGCGCCACCCCTTCCCGGGGCCGGGCCTGGCGGTGCGCATCCTAGGCGAAGTCACGGGGGAAAAACTGGACATCCTCCGGCGGGCTGACGACATTTTCATAAGCCTTCTACGGGAATGGGGGCTTTATCCCCAGGTGGCCCAGGCCCTGGCCGTCCTCACCCCCGTGCGGAGCGTGGGGGTGGCGGGGGACGAGCGGAAATACGGCTACGTTCTGGCCCTACGGGCCGTGACCACCGAGGACTTCATGACCGCCGACTGGGCCAGGCTGCCCCTGGACTTCCTGGACGAGGTAGCCCGGCGGATCACCCGCAGGGTGCCGGAGATCGGCCGGGTGGTCTACGACCTCACCAGCAAACCCCCAGCCACCATAGAATGGGAGTGA